CCGTGAGGGCGCCTTCCGAGGCATCGGCCAGCTGCCTATTTGGAAGCTGGAATCGTTCGCATCTCTGCCGGTGAACGACACGCGCTTCGGACTCTTTTTTTGTTTACTGGGAAAGCGGAGTCGGAAGCAGTTTCGGAATGGTCGCTTAATCATGATTGTTTCAGCGGGTTTCACAAATAACGCTCAAGATTGAAATGTTTCTCCCGAAAAGATATCTCGCGAAATGAAGGCCGTACAGATATCACAAGCTGTGAATAGTGACACCTCGTATGAATAATGGAAAGCTGGAAGTGAGCACACTGAACTCCTATCGTTTTTATGCGAAAGCATCGTTTGACTCATCGGCAACAAAACCCGGCGTTGGCGTTGATCAAcagcagtggtcccaaaaatTCCATATGACGTCAGCATGGtatcaaacaaaaaataaaaattccgaACGTGCCAGAAATTAAACCCAGaactttcagattgcgaggcaaGCACCCGCAGGCCGCAAAACCGCGTGCCTTCTTGGAGAACAAAGGTGAATCTAGTGTGTGCGTTGCCTTACGACGGCATGCTAATCAGAAGGTGTATTATTgcaaaggaagagaaaaataaaaacaaacgaaataatgttttcgcattcaaagcacgcaaGAAGCTGTAAGTGCCCTTAGTAATCTTTTTGTTGTCTTTGTGTTTTCAGCGCTTATTTCGTGGCAACCATGGCCGAGCAACGAGCCCAAATAGGTTATGCGGCTTCTAATTCAAAGATTGGGCAAGAATTCGAAGTAAAATAACCCATTTTCTTCATCCATAGTGATAAGAATACTTGATATATGTGATTTAACTTCCCGAAGTGACACACGGGCTGGAGACGCCACAGTGCAGCGGTAAGATTCATTTAAACCACGTGCAGTGCTTTGTGTGCACCgacgtcgcgcagcacacggTTATTCTCTGGTCTCCATCGAAATCAGGCTTCCGGGCTAGGATTCGATCCTGCGACCTTGGGTCAGTAGCAGAAGGCCAAAGCGAATCCGCCGCCCTGGAGGTTCTTAATCGTAATGCAACGATATTATAATAGCTTCCAAGCATATTCCCTTCAATTAATGTGCTAAACATGTTCCACAACGCACCCTATGGATACGTTCAAGAGCCTCGACTCCTAATTGGGGAGAATTTTAGGGGATTTCATACGTTACATACTAAGGGACTGATTTTACGCAAGGGTCACGCGTAAAGAACACGAGAGGGTGTCGGCGAAGACTGTTCAGAATTGCCGGTTTTGTGTAGGCTAGCGGAGTTTTGTAAGAAGATTTTAGCTTTGTTACCAAGATGTCATCATCAGCAAGTACAAAGTGGGAGATGAAAGGTGACAAGAATCCGAAGAGACTACTTGAAAGCGGGCTCCTACCATTCATGATCACGTTTCGAAAAGCATTTTGCCATATTATATTTCAGTGAGTTTAGTACGTGATTCCAGAGAACACTTTCCCTTGATACAAAGAATAAATACTGAAGCGCGCATCCCTTTCAGGCCAAGTTGTGACATCATTCTATGTTAAATGCGAATAGCTCAATTATTAATTATAGCAAAGCGACTTTTGCGTAACGCCATGCTTCTGGTCCATCGTCGTGCAAACTTATAACCTTTCGAAACATTCAGAAACTGTATCGCGGTGGAAAAATCACTTCACGATGACAATTATTAAATTGGTAACGTCTGCATCTTGTTCACGATAGTGGTTCCTCTTTTGAAATCGAACAGTGATTCACGTTGCACAGTTGGTAGGCTTGTCTACTCTCCCTAAGGACTCTTCTCTGCAACATCAATTCGCCGTTTTCACAAAACGCGGCGCCCTCTAGCGATTGGGGGTATAATTTATGTGTTGCACAAAAACCGCCTGAAATCTTATTCCATGCTGAAAACAAACGCGTCTGTGTGACCCACGCGCGGACCGCTTCCGCAAGGCACCAACTGAGCGTAGGAAGTGGCAGATGGGTGCTTGCAGTAGTGGTTTGCTTTCAACTTGTCCAGCCAGGGACGTTGAGAACTGCATACAATTTTGCTTCTCAGTAAAAATCTCTCCTATGGCTCTTTCAGGGAAAGTCGATATagaacttttgtccgtaaagtttcgagactgatatattttcttctctacaaatgattcctcaaaacaaatgttggtgcgcatgtgtagcgccatcttttcgggctaacctgagcaatttatgttaattgcggtggcagctgctagatggcactacatgttaAAAAATACCTTGTCACAAGTCGTCTGTACATTCCCCTGTGAGTGAATGccgagagatggacgtccatctcgaacagcgtgtaaacataaaattctgtgtgaagcttggcaagacagccacacaagCGTATGATCTCCTTCGCGACACTTACGGCACCGATACATAATCGCTGGCGCGAGTTTTCGAATgtcacaagaggttcgtttcagggagagcgtcggtggaagacgacacaatgcAGGGGCGCTCTTCAATCTCACGGAATGAAACCaatgtggctcggatcagggaaatcgtacagcaaggccGCATGATTATattccgcatgctatcagatgtcCTTGGCATTAGTAACTCAGCATGCCTCccaattttgcgtgagaacttggggaaacgaaagctgaatgccagactttcACCCGCACTCTCTCACACAGAGCCAGAAGGATACGccggcatcagtgagcgctgatttgctctccgaggcagagaaggatgctgcattcgtcgacagcatcatttccgaaaacgaaacatggtgttttcaatacgatcctcaaacaaagaggcagagcgccgaatggcggtccaagAGCTCTCCGGCGCCGAGAAAGGTGCGGCTACAGAAAGGCAAAACAAaggcgatgctgatagtttttttagATGCGAGAGGATTCATACACCATGAGTTTGCCCCACAAGGgccgacggtgaatcaggagatttatatccgcgtgctccaacacatgcgtgatgcactgcgacgccgtcgccttgTCTTATGGGCATCTGAACAATgtagccttctccacgataacgcaaggccgcacacttcTCTCAACGTGACAAAATTTGTCGGTAAGCACCGCAATGCTGTAGTTCCCCATCCGCCATTGCCACCTGACCTCTCCCCGTGCGATTTTTTCCggtttccttgtgtgaagagagccctaaaagatcGCTTGTTCGGGAACATGGAGGCtattcaaggcgccacgacaaaggagctagCTGACCACCCTGacagaagcgttttccaactgttttcaagacctcaagaagcgttggaagctctgTGTAGACTGCAACGGAGACTATTTATTAGAAGAATGCTGCACGGTTGATTTCAATGtcaaacgcattttttaatgtacTCAGGCTcgcaactttacggacaaagttgTATGTCCGATTGCAAAAGACGCAGAAAACTGCTTGCagatatttttgaagcgaaaagctttactacggTACGTAAATCactcttcgggtaggcagcacaccGACGTTGAACGACTTCAGCCCAAACAacgatagccgtgtatgaccatatgtggtagttCTAATGTCGAACCCCTGACTCCTCaccttcagttgacctttgacagTAGATGGCCCTTGGGTTGACCTTACACCTTAAGAACATCAGATAGGGTGATATGAAGCCAGGTGATTGCATCAGATGGAGGTGCCATAAGACCATGCAATACCGCGTCATAGGCACGTGGTCGTGTATGTATATACATAAAACTGCTGTCGCGAGCCTGTGGAGGAGCTGTCAAGGAAGGGCCTTAGAGGCTTAGCAAGCATGCTTGCTTTTTGCTGAATTCTACGGTCAGCacagttaagccactgccaatttttttaacactCGATTCAAACGCGTGTCGTGTCGTCGCCATTTGGGAGTCTGCAACGATGCAGCCCAACCTCTGGGAACCGGGCAAAGAAAACAGACTACGCGTTGCAGTTTAATTCGAAATCGGCTGGAGATGGCCACATTTGTACCTAAATTTTTGGCCTTTTCCTGCATATAAATGTTCTGTTTTCAGATAAAGTAGCTTCATCGTCGTTATAAAGTGGTAATTTATCGACACAGGCTAACCTCAGTTTATTGTGAGCATGTAAACTTCCAGGTTCTCGAAGTTGCAACATGCAAGCAATAAAAAATGGGTATAATTGTCCAGTTTTCGTTTCTTATTTTCGCACAGATGTGGCAAGACGTGATCGCCTTCGCCGCGTTCGGCACTGGTCTCGGGGGCTACGGCATCAGCTTCATCAGCGCCCACAATTCCTTCCAGAACAACTTCTTCATGTGAGTGCCTCAGTGGGGCTATGCTCATACAGTCATTGCGCGCTGTTTTACCTTTATGCATTTGCCAGGGGTGGAGAAAAGGCAGTGACTGTGGTGCCACCATCTGCAGTCTTCCCAACCTCTACCGAAATACACACACTAGGAGTACTAGCCGCCACATGTGACCACATGCAACATCGCCCACTCCTTGCCCGCACGTCTTTTATCAGCCATCTAGGGGTGTCCAGACAACCTCACCTTTGACCTTTTGGTGGAACGTGAAGTTTTTGGCTACGATGTACCACTCTGGTTACGATCGCGGCACCTTCAAGCGCGAATAAATTATCTCAGAGATGtcagtgtaaataaataaaaactgcatGATAGGGAGACTAAGAATTTGGCTGATTGTTCTTGCATAGTTGCAGAAATAGGTGAAAAATACGCACTCCACAGAAGACTCCACTGCATATGACAAGGGCCCTACTCTGTGCCATGGTCTACACCATCTGCCTATGGTCATAACTAGAGGACTTAACTGAGCTTCATGTAGTGTTTTCTCTATCTCTTCTATGTGCTAGTTTTATTTACGTTTTTGCTCCAACCATGTCGTTACTCTGTCCTCGCCAACATCAGCGCTGCCGTCTGCCAAGCATTCCGTTTTGGTACAGCCAGTCCGTGATGAAATTGGCGCCGCAGATCTCTTTACGCCTTTGCGGAGTAACAATGCACGAAGCTTAATACACAAGTCATGGCAagtcaccgcagcagtggccaagtggttgagcatccgcctcgcgtgcgggaggtgcggggttcgatccccagtgccgccgggtacccaccgctgatacaatgggtacaggcctttcccctggtctggtgctcggcttatttagggtgaaatgcttgggaaatggtcttcgaccccaccttgagaatttgaaaaataccttgtgtcatggcgctctttggccatagatgcccttgcgccataaaaatccatcatcatcatcatcatcaagtcaTGGCATGAAGTTTGCGGCCAGTACTTGCTTTATGTGTTTGTACAGTCATTgtaaaggagaaaagaaaattttgagctGTCACCGGAAACTCGCATTCCTTTGCTGGAGGCTTTAGTTTATATTTCTATTTTTCTGTGACGCAGAGACCTCGTTTACATCCTGGTGGTCGATGCGCTAACTTGTTTCGGCACAGCGTCGGTCATATTTTTCATGCTCGGCAGCTACGGCCACAAGACGGGCCTCGAGATTGACCAGATCATGGGCAGCAGTAAGTAATGCCGCATTGGCTGGTAACTAAGAGTTCGACGGAAAAAAGCTCTTCGCGAAGACATGCCTCATTACCCTGCCTCGACATAAAGAAACGGAGCTAGAGATGTTGATAGCGAAGTAGAACTTTGAGCTAGTCGGTATTACCTTTTAGAAAGATACTTAGTgcggaaacaaaaagaaaaaagactggAAAAGCGCTAACTGGACATCTGGTGGTTTCATTCGCATATCACATTCGAACAAAAACTGCTCAGGTCCAGCCGCACAGATAACGAAGTACATGGAGAGATTGTAGCtgtggctgcaaaaaaaaaagacttatcATAGAATCCCACGGCACAAAATTACGTTCCGTCACAAATATTGACAGCAGTCCGGCGGTCAGGTAGTAGGCGAAAGACTTCTAAAAGAAACACTTTATTGCGAAAGCTATGCCCTCAAAGAATGAGCTCGGCGGAGGCGATATCAGCAAACAAACACAGTGGTTGTCAAAGAACATAATTCCTGCCGCTATCGGTGGCACTCAGCTTAATGCTTAACGTGCGTCTTAACGAGAGCTATGAAATACAATAAGTGATGTGCCTCTCAGCCCCGCTACCTTATTATGCAGATTTGCCGAGTCTGTCTTGAAACGAATGCTGGGCATTCTCAAGCTCGCTTTCTCTGTCTCTCGCATTCTACCCTGCGCAGACGTCGTTCAGGACTTGGCCTTTATTGAGATTCCACAGGCGCTGCTCTCGACCGAGACGACCGGCGCTCTTCTGGTGTTGTTCCTCCTATTTCTCGCCTTCACAGGGCTCGGACCTTTGGTATGTGGCGCCCCTCTGAAGGCATGTGCCTCAAAAACCTATACTCAACTTGTTTCAAAGACACAGATATAATTCTTGCTTATTTCCAAATGTTGTATTGGGAGTGGCGCGAGAAACAACCCGACACTTTTCGTGGCTTTAGAACGTTAAGATATAGACAAGGCGCACACATGCTATTGGCGAGCACGGCAGAGATCGCATGTTATATTACTCAGCATGAATACATTGGTTGAGCAAAGAGCTCTGTGGTGTTAGACTTAAGCGAACAGACAAACAGTGCGTGTCCGGAGAGTAAAGCTCTGGTCGTTAAATACTACTGAGATACATAAATCGGGGCACATGCAATGATATAACTAGTGGCGCTGAGACTGAGCAGAATGCTGCTGCCTCCTGGAAACGCCAAAAGTGGAGCCTCAAAGGAGTAGTCGTCCGGCAAATAGCAGCAGTGTTCCTAAGGGCGCAGGTACGTTTGATCTAGTCACATATAGCCTAGAACATTCTTGGATATACGGTTTTTGCAAACTAACTAAGCAGCTCTGACCGCTGCAATCGCTACAGGAATCCTTGTGCCATTCAAACAAAGATAGCAGCGGTGCAGGTTCAAGCCATGCAGGCCGTGTTATGAGCCGCCGTGACCTAGAGGCCGAATTGCCAGCTGTCGCCGTGAGCCCGTTCCAAGGCAGACCGCTTATTGTTCTGAACGACGCTCCCTCCACATCGTTTGCTGTCCCAACTTCTGTAGAGTAGGCATACTCATTAGCAAACAGGGCACATCTAACCACTTTGACTTACATCCGCATTTCACCCCATCCCAGCTATCACCGAAATTTGTTTGGCCACAAGCGTGAATGTCCGGTGAATTTTTTGTCCCTTCCTTACTTCATTCACTGTTAATATGTCCACTCGTAGTGTGACATTTGCCAAGCCTTTCGTTCCCTTtgctcacaattttttttttcttacagtgaGCGCACCTCTCTTAAGTGCGCCAGCCCTCCATCTCCCCTTTGAGCGTGGTCTAAATGCACTCAACTATTCTTTGTCCGGCAAACGAACTGTGTATCAACTCAGCTGCAGTGTTCTGTGTAAACGAtgtaaagaggaagaaattgagAACAGCGATATCTGCATCAACCTCCCGTGCAGCGTGAATTGGTACCTCTGCTTGCCTAACTCGTTTTACGTGCTTCATGAGGATTGGTACCTCGCCGAGCTGAAAAATATACCAGGCAGTGAGCATTTTCTTCACAGAACATGGCGCAATAAAGGTCCCGGATACAACTTTGTATTTATTGGCTGAACCAACAATTACAGGGTTTATGCCTGGCACTTCAAGGTTTGCATTTGTTCCGTGTCAGTCACATTTTGCACAAGCGCTCAAGAAGGCACCTTCACCCTTGCTTAGAAACGCTTGCAAATTTGGGCTTAAATTTGCCATATCGCTTGCTATAGAATAATGTGCGGAGTCAATTGCGAAAATCCCTAAGTCCTATTGTGTTCAGACAGAATGCTCAGTCAGGTAACCATAAAAAAGTGCCTCACTCGAGCTTCACCGGTCTGCTGGCCGCGAAGGTGAATAGCCCCGAGGGAAACATTCTCGTGAATCAAACACCAACGTTACACCTACCTTTAGATGGGCGCGAGAACTGGCAGGAAAAGTAATCTTTTGTTACCTAGTAAAACTACCACATAGAAAGTAATACACACACTAGGGAAGCATTGGTTGAGTTCCACTGCCATTGGTCACGCTAAAGTGAGGCAACAATCTTGAAAGGTCGCTAAAACTACcgctcattttcttttttttagtttttatccTTTTTTCTTGCCGGAGTCAATACCATGTTGGAATCTGCACATTCTACTTGACTTCATATTATTTACGTCCAGAAATATCTCTTCAACATCATCAAAATATTTTGCTTGCTAAGGCATGACATGGAGAAGTTCATGAGACATCTTGATAAAAATATTCTACAACGTTAGCTCTTCTCAGATTTTTCCTAATTTTTTCGCCGTCGGCGTCGGCACCGTCCGCATGACACACTGTAAGGGAGACGATAAACAGCCAGTGGCAGGCGCCCTTCTTCAACAAAGCTGATCGCCCACGCACGAGTCTCCTGTCTGAACTGTTAGCGGTTGTTGGCGGTTGCTGCCCCATCTGCCTTGGCATCTGCATGTGCTCGTCGTCTGTTTCCTACAAAAAAAATCCCGTCTTCAAATGGAAGGTTTTCAGACCATGAGCTCTGTAACAGCTCGTTCCCAAGTTATGCGCCAtcggcgtcggcgccatccgCAGCGCAGACGTTGGCTGCTGACGCTTCTGCTGTCGGCTGTGCCAGCCTGTGTATAAGAAACCCGCCCAGACTATGAGCATGGGGCATAGTGCACTAAGCTACGCATGTTGAAAAACGTTCACCTCAGCATCGGAGAGGAGCCGCCTAGTTTAATCCAGAAAACTAGAAGAACTCGTTGCTCTTTCACCATAGCTAACACAAACATTCTTGTTTCACACTTGAAACCATCCTGTGTAATTTTTGACGCATTGTGTCTTATagcgcgatagcattaagggccTCCTTCAACGGAAAACTCGATGTCGGTGTTGGCACTGATGGAGTTTCGAGGAATacggattggtcgagagggtcgcAATGCCACAACCGCACTGCCTCGCGCGGGTAGTTCAAACATAACGCAACGGTTACAGATTACAACAGTGATGACTTTACTGCACAATTCCTCATTGGTTTAAATCATCGTGACCTCATTGCATCACAGCTACATAGTGCCCCTGAAGAAGTAAAAGCAACTGTCCTGAAAACAAAAACGATCCATCCGCGATTCGAACCGGGTACACCGCTTGACCACTGAGGAatgttcgttcgacttggttgaAGGGAGGCCTTCTGTGTCTCATGGTAAATCAACAGTAATGATAATAAACACAAAACCAGTCACGataaaaacgacaaaaaaatgaaataaagaaccACGCCCGTGTCTGCGAAATGGCATAAAAAGAGTACCCTAGGCCGCTGAAGCgggcccattaacgctatcgcgccgtTCCGTTAAGGCTGAGCTGCTCAGCTTAAGGCCCCTCAAATTCGTATCAGGAAGTGTAGAATTTAGATGTCAGAATCTAGCTCCGCTAGTGCGCCTTCATATTAGAGATGCATTGGAAGAACTCTTTTTATTCCTGGCGTAAAATAGAAAAAGCGCTatacccatacaaaaaagtcctatgagtgtctatggaaaaagctatgtccgtctatggccttttatgaacgtctataagcacccatagaggtgcttattgccagctattgaaaaatctatgccactaaagctatagctttcgaaccatacaattgtcttaagctctctgtagaaaaatatatcagcctgtatagacagctatagagagaaataggaaaggtctatagctatttgggccaaaattctatagccggccataggacactTTTGTATGGGTAATTGGTTCGTTATAATAAGTACTAAggcaaaatgcaaccacgctTTAAGAAATTTATGCGGGGTGTCCTTGGTACGTGAATCCCATCCTGTGCTGTTTACAGTCGTGTGGGTTAGTGTGcagtaatttttttattttggcaaTTTCGGTTAAATAGTAGAGAGTAATTAGataactttttaaaaatattcgcTTCGGGAAAACGTCAGTTCTGGTGTTGCGAATCGTCTTGTAAAACCGCAGACTAAAATGTCTACGTCATGGGATAATTTACGCATATTTTTAGCTCGAATTTAAGCACCTGGCGCTTATATTCCTGCCACTGCGAACTCAAAGTGTTTTAGGGTACAGTACTCCGCAGACGAGTAGATATTGTTCATGGAGAGCTAGTCGTGGGGCGCTAAAATAAATACGCTCACATGCGATGATTCTGGTATTCCGCGAAATTTTTTCAGAAAAGCAATAAGACCAATGGTACCTTGCTTCAAATATTTCAGTCTATGGTTTTTCATAAGCATCAATAACTTTCAAATGCTCAGTATTCCCGAAGCATTAATTTGTAATCTCAGCTAATTGGTATTTTAGAATAGAGTAACTCTACAGAGTGAAGAAAATGCTGCAGAGTAGGCGACACGACTGTCAACAGCATTCAGTGCGCTTCACTTACCTACGGCACTCGGTGTTCTTAAAAACCTTGGCGTGCAATGAGCTCGATTACTCGGTACGTAATAAACATATGTAACATAAACCGATTATCAGGACACGGAAGACGCAGTAGTCCCTCACTCTTGCTGGACACGCGAACGGCGCGGtgagggaaggagtgaaagaggGAGAGAACTAAAGAGCAGAGAAAGAGGCCTCGTACAGGagagctgcggaataatttcgaccacctggtattgtttaacgtgcagtgacaccACACTGTGCCCTCTGTTTAAATGCCTGCCCTTCATGGGATCTTCCCACAATTGCCACCCGAGCGTGCCCTGTCCAAGCAGCCGCAATCTCTGATGTTGCCGCAGAAGAGCATTTTTTATATTCTCTCATTTTTCGCTGAAATTATTGGCAGAAATCTATAAGTATAGAGCTGTAAGAAAGCAATCTAAACGCATTCGTTTATTGTCAGCTTTTATTTCTTTGGAGAGCTTAATTGTAGCTCGGATACACTTGTACTGAGATGACCACCAGCATGACCGGAATTAAACAACAAGCTAGGAGCAGCTTCTTATTCTGCTTCTTACAGTGTCCACCTCCCCCATGGTTTACGATTTTTCACCGCACTCAGTGGTCAGGATTTGTGCGGTCAAGATTACTTGACACCGTTCTGTAACTTGGAACTTTCTAGGTGCCGTGTATTCAGAATCACTGCTAAGCTCAGCAGCTAACCCTGTTTCATGATATGTTTCGCAAATGTTTGCTTTAGTTCTTTTTTATGTAATGAATACAGATTGTCTCGGCGCAGTGGAATGAATAGCTAAAATGCCCGTCCACAGCAGCAATATTCGAAGAATCGTGATGTATTGCGTGCGGCGTTCTCCGTAGCTTTTACCACGTGTTTTGGCGTTGAACAACGGAACGTGCTTCTCCACGTGCTCTGTGCAGCTGCTCACGACTGAGCTGGTGGTGGAAGTGGTCGGCGAGGAGTTCCCGCACTCTCACGTCAACAAGCGCACGGACCACGGAGTCACGTCGGCCGTCTGCCTGCTCGCGAGCTGCGTCTACGCCACCCTCGTGAATCGCACGGCCAGTTTGGACGCTTTTCCAGGGGGACACATCAGGAATACAAATATTGGTTTAGTCTTTTTATTCGTTTTAGTCTTTTTACACATGCACCCCAACAGAATTCATGTTTTTATATTACCAGTTATGTCCTTCCATAGCGCCTTTTCACTTTCTATTTCATGAAGACTGGTACATGCTATGGCGTCATTTCCAGAAGTGACGCGGATAAGATCCACTATGCTTTCTTAGAAAACAATGATTCACTATGTTGCACTATTCACCTCTAGGGTTCATCacgggaaaaagtttacatcCATCAATGAGACTTTTAAGGGCTGCAGTAATGTCACTGTCATTTCCACTACCCTAAGTTCCGCAAGGAGATATGCCAAAACCAAAATCTAATGTATCGGTTTGAAGTTAACTATTACGCATTCGCCTATTCTGCCCAAAGATTCATTATTCATATTTTAATGCAAGCTCTCCTCCAAGAAACAGGCTAAAGGGTAGATTTGAGATTATAATGACAATCATGAAGAAAAGTTTAGGCAGAGACGTTTAAACACCTTGTGTTGGGCACATGTATTATGTTCAAAGTATATGGGATTTAAACGTGTACAAAACACAGACAATGTCAGTGGAAATATTTAGCCACACACAGGGACAAAAAATCGAAGCTGCGTGTTTTAAGGAAGTTAAGAAATGGATGCGCTATTCTATCTTCTCACCAGAACCTCCCGTAACAGACGAAAGTTTGCTTCCCGCTTACCGTGCTACGATCACATGACGTGCTTGCGGTAAAGTCAACGCTTTTTATTAGACGCAGAAGAATCACAGATGCCGGAAATTAAATACCACTTTGTCACGTTTATTGCAATTCGATTCTTCTGCTAAGTAGAGGTAGGCGTAAAAAATTTGCAATCTACGCTAGCGTGGCAGCTCTATGCGTCAACGTGGTTTTTCCTGTAGGAACAGAAAACGCAGTACCGTTACAGAACGCAAACTTATACCACTACACTCGCTTTCGAAGCCAGTGAATGTAGGCGACTAGGCACAGGAACCAAGGCAGTAGCCGGATAAGCAGATTACGAGACAAGTTAGACGGAGCCATTAGTGTGTGTCATCCTTGTGCTTGCATCACTTCCACTGTGCTGCTTTCATTCTTTAGACAAAGTATATCAACttgtcatcagcatcatcatcagcctgactacacccacttcagtgcaaaacctctcccatgtctctccaattaaccctgtattttgccagctgcacccaccctatgtcTGCAAACTTAATCACAtgcacccacctaaccttctgtcgccccctgctatgcttgccttctcttggaatccactccgttaaccttaataACCAGCGGTTGTCCTGTCTGTCTTCGCATCACATgacctgctcaagcccatttcttcctcttgatttcgacttggatgtcattaaccctcgtttgttccctcacccactctgcccgcttctagtCTATTAacgtaacacctatcattttgcagcgacagctaccttacggtagcatttggagcctccagcgtggcggcgctgccaccctgtggcggcaCTGCCACACTGTGGCGGCGCTGCtatcctgtggctgcgccgccacgcagtcacgtggttggtcacgtggtgcggagcagctgccgtcggcgcggcgccgtggctgatcacgtgggtTGTCATGTGGTTGTTCACATGACCAAGTCCCACccgaccagctgtagctaccgcgtcccTTTAGGTTTATTGAaacctaaaccaccgccaatttttttttcttttcatggctggctgcgttgtcctcaacttatgctgaaccctttt
This portion of the Amblyomma americanum isolate KBUSLIRL-KWMA chromosome 10, ASM5285725v1, whole genome shotgun sequence genome encodes:
- the LOC144108486 gene encoding sodium- and chloride-dependent neutral and basic amino acid transporter B(0+)-like gives rise to the protein MRSNVMLGLGSSVRDLWGLRMNTVMMSVVLLTGLFALVRDALPKMRHSLYFLAAAKCSLLVGLFLGTIFREGAFRGIGQLPIWKLESFASLPMWQDVIAFAAFGTGLGGYGISFISAHNSFQNNFFIDLVYILVVDALTCFGTASVIFFMLGSYGHKTGLEIDQIMGSNVVQDLAFIEIPQALLSTETTGALLVLFLLFLAFTGLGPLLLTTELVVEVVGEEFPHSHVNKRTDHGVTSAVCLLASCVYATLAGPYIEVLVTEYLYHVVGFANIIGELLVVLQLYGGSK